Genomic window (Phacochoerus africanus isolate WHEZ1 chromosome 1, ROS_Pafr_v1, whole genome shotgun sequence):
ACCAAAGCCAGGTTTGGTAACACTGTCTCTCTTCTTATCGTGGCCCCCTCCCGCAAACCGTGCTCTATTTCTACTCCTCTTCCTGGGGCAAAGGCCCTCAGATCTGTAAGTTACAAATCCTGCACTTTCCAGGACCCCCTAGGGTCAGGTCAACACCTATGAGGTCAATTTTGTGTCACAGCTACAGGCCCAAAGATGAAATTCTCACCAAATCAAGTAGAATGAACGTTTAAAGAGGCAGGCTCCCTTTAAAAGGCAATTACTGCAGAATTAGCTTGCTGACAGTTTTAAATTACAGCTCTGTGCATTGGTCTGCAATTATTAAAACTGTATCTTTTCAGGTCCATTCTCTCACAAAGggaaacaaataaattttaaacatgttttggaGTGTGGGGAAgtttgcaaaagaaaaaggatctGAGAGGCGAAGTAACTCCAGGTCACCTAAGCTTCCTATATTGGGTTAAAGGAGGAAACTCCAGGGGCCCAGAGCTCCACCCCTTTAATTAGGCAGCGGCAGGGAGAATACCTGGCGGGAAGCTGCAGCCCGTTTTCAGTAAGCTGCGGTTTGGAGGCCAAGGTGAACTGGAAGTACTGTTTGGacgtgtgtatacatgtgtgcacAAGTGGTTTACATTAATGGGCACCCACATATAGACAGAGACATGTAGGTGTGCTGGGGGAGGCAACGGAGACAGCGAGTGCACTGAACTTTGCTGCAAAAGAGTGAAGCGCGATGCGAAATGCACCCTGAACCCTACATTTAACTGCTGGCCTCAGCGGCTGCCGCGTGGGTTCCAGGGTTGCTGCGGCCGCCGCTGCAGTGGCAGGGGCGCGGCTGGCCTCTCCCGGCGCCTGCCTCCCCGAGCCGGGCCTCCCTCCTTGCCAAACCGAGGAGTACCTGCCATTTGCAGAGGCCGCGCCGGGTGCAGGGGGCTGAGCGGGTCGCCGGCGCCCAGGCTGGCCCTCTCCACCACGTCGTGGTCTGCGCGGCAGAAGAGCCCGTCCTCCCGCAGCGCGAACTCGTCCCCAGGGATGAGCTGGCGGCTGCAGGCCACGCAGCGGAAACACTCGATGTGGTACACCTTGGAGCGGGCACGCATCACGAAGTCGTTCTTGCTGAAGCCGATGCTGCACTTGGCGCATTTGATCCCGTACAACCTGCGCGGGGGCCGGACCCGGGACGGGAGGGAAGCACAGAGAAAGGGGGTCATTTCAGGCAGGCACGGCCCCAGATCCAAGGTCGCCGGCGACCCGGGCCACAATGCCCTGAGACACTGAAATCAGAATTAGCAGACAAGCTGGGAATGCGAGGAAGGCGAAAATGATTTCTCTTTTCCggatctctttccctttcctatGAAGCTCGGTGTCCCTGTCCGTACCTTAGCTGAGAACGCCCAGACAAACCAAGGAAAAATGTTTGAGGTGTTGGAAGCCTGGCCCGCTGATCCAGCGGCCAGTCTCAGGGTGGCCCTTGCCGCGCCTGGCAAGAAGGAGTCCACTGGGACTCTGGGAACCACTGGCCCCACATTTTCACCTCCCTATCCCCCAATTTCTGCTTCTAGAAATGTCTCTAAAATGGCAACCTCAAATCTCCCTCTAAGAAAAAATGAGATTGGGGGATGGGGCTGTTACCCCACTGGGtttccaaacacacacaaatgcacaggCTAACAAAATGAAACCTCTGAGGGTTTCCAGAACCCTTTCTGCAAAAACCAGGCCATTGCAGTTTTTCCCCAACTAAAGATTTTTCCCTCAGGCAACAATGTTAACAGAAAGTTTCCTCTTCATTATtccttttattgctattttttaaaaaatctacttctGTTCACTCAATCTCTTTCAAGTTGCTAAAGCCCCTACATCTATTTCAGTTTGTCTGAGCACCCTAACTagtcagaaaaatgaaaagacccaCTTCTAAGGTCTTCCTCAATGCTGATGCTGACCTTTCCTTACCAAGGGACAATCCTTGTAGGTTTCATCGAgaggctctgccccagggccCCCTGCATGTATCAGTAATAACAGAAGCGGGGGCATTCCtacaaagagaaagaatggaggagaggaaagaatccACATAAAGGGAACTTAGGGGGTCACCTCTCACCCCCCCAAGGGAAAAAAGGCATTCAGAAATCTAAATGGCCCCTCTGTTTTGCTTTTACAACTACAGGATTTCAAAGggacacacacacttgcacacacataGTTGAAAGAGTAGAGAGGAAACGGTACAAGCGATTGGTTCCTTCCACAAACGTGTATCCAGAATGAGGCACATGCAGGTCTGAATAAAACTGGGCAAAACACCATCTCCACAAGAGTAGATACTTCTGGAGTTTCAGAGTATGTGAGCTCTCCCTCTCTAGAATCTCGAGTTCACACACCAATCAAGTAAACAATTGAAAACGGCTGGTTTGTCAGAGGTTAGAAGGTAGATTCAAAAGTTTTTCCTCCCTCCGCCTACTCTATGTGAGATCTTCCATTTCATAGGATGAGGACTTCACCTTGCCTGTGACCAAACAATTGGGAaaatccctcctccttctccagctcctcacttcccctctttcctcccactccccccccccaccaaagtattaataaactttttttaccTGCACTGTCCAGCTTCACCTATCAAAATTATACTCCCCACTTCatggttttaaaataagaaaaaaaatcctggacaCTAAGCCAACAGGAAAAAATTCTAACTGCATACTTAAATCCTGACTAAACTTTAATGTAAGTTCTCAGCTCCCTAAACTCTATGATTTACAAAGCTAATTATTTGTTATAGCCACTGGAGAacgtatttttaaatataataatttaattttacttaacagAATAATGAAGgtgttttctgttttgctatcAAATCAATAATACTTTCTTTAGAAATTCTAATTGCTTCCTAAGGCGGAAAATTAAGTTTCTGACATATGTATACACAGGTCAGAGAAAATATGATATTAGCAATGCATGAAGTTTAGAGGCAGAATAAATTGAAAGAACAAAATTCATGAAGTTCCTTATGTGGTTTTATTCTTGTCAGTATGGGCAATTCGCTCATTTTATCAGTTACCAGATTTTAATGTGAGAAAGGAAGCTGTTCAATTATCTAAATATACCAATTGTTCGTAGACAGATGATGGGCAATTTGATCTGCTCTGTCTAATTCATCAGCTCAGataagataagaaagaaaagacagtcaGATGTCACCAAagggttaatattttaaaagattaaatttctAGGGTTTTTTGCAGCGAATATTTGGGTCAGTTTTGAAATTTTCCAGGAAGAAGCCCTTACACTAAAAGTAAAGGGGCAATACCTCTATTTGCTCTTTCAAAGTATATCCCTAAACATGATTAGGTCAAACTTTTATTCCACCTATTGAAATGACATCTCCAAAGCATCTGGAAGTTACTaataaaatactgaattaaagtaaagaaaaaagagaaaaaaaacactgcaTGATACAATAAAAaacagcaagttttttttttttttttaagttgagaaaCCCCAACTTAGGtatcttgaaatttttttgtttgttttggaagggGGAGGGTAACAGAAAAATATTCTGAGCATCACAAATTCCAAAAGCAGTGAAACAAGCTTCAATACCACATAATTTATGAAAACCATTATTAAGTTTCTTGGGACTTTTCCTCCTAAAACGTGCAATGAACACCACAGTTTAATTTTCACATTGCACTTGCAGAGGTAACTTTTGTCCGCTGGAACCCATTAAGGCAAACTTAGCCAAAAGGACAAAGccacacaaaataataaataaggagTGGGGAAAGAGGAAAATCTCAAAAAATTAAGGAAGCAGTATAAATGGCGTACCTGATATAATCTCTTTTACAGTAGGTTTTCCCATCTCTAACAAAGCACGTACAGCTCTCGTCCAAATACTGATTACACTCCGCACATTTCAAACATGCCGCATGCCATTCCAAATCCGGAGAAACCCTCAGAATATACTGATCGTGAATTTGATTGCCGCAACCAACACATAGGGAAATCAGAcgtttttctgaaatgaaaataaatacatgattgaCTAACCGTTTACTTCCTACAGAGATAAACACACTTTTAGTGTCGTTCTCTTATAGGGcgtactctgggagttcccccccccctttttttttaaagagtattgcACTTTGGGATGGTAATTGAAGTGTGCCATCAAAACCTtgactcattttaaaaaggaggtgGAATATATGTAAAATGCAGATTTGAATAGCCTGCATTTGTAAGCCTAGCACGCAATCAAACCCgttcattttgtatttctttttcctccctcctccctctttgccATAATCATTGGGAAAGATTATGGATAAGTCAATTCAAAGAAAAGGTTTTGACTAGAAGCGTTAAGGGAACGCAGGGATGTCTATATTTTCCATGAAGCACGCTCTTAAATAGCACATAGGACTGGATATTGTTAGCAAGAGCAGACATCAATACAGTTGTCACTCGTTCTCTTTTGCAAGTCTAATGCTAATTCACATCTCCGGGTATTGTACTTGCAGGCAGACCTTTGCAACAGAATAACCTTCTCGGAGAGCTCAGGATTCCCGAGGAGGAAACCACCGCTTAGCACCAGAAGGCTAGGGTTTGGGAGGGCATACAGGCGAATTCAAACACAAGGTATGATCAGTTTCCCAAAGATCAGAACCGACAGCAAGCATGCAGGCGTGGCGGCAACAAGAAAAagccaccttctctctctctaagCAATGACTCCAACTCTGAAGAGCCCTTGGCTCCCATGCCTGAGAGAGACCCCCGCACAAGAACAGCAGCACATCGAGCCCCACAAGGTAAAATAGCCTCTTACTTTTTGGTGGATCTCCCATGTCTCCCATATCTGTAACAGGGAGTAATGTCCACAGTGAAATGGTGGTTGTACAGTTGGTGAACAGCCCACAGAGAGGATGCTGGAGCTGTGGCTAAGTGGGAAACAGTGGCCCCTTGGGTTGCCAAGGCTGAGAGAGCCGCTGCCCGGCTGCGCCGCGCCTTCACGGATCCGGGAGTCCAATTTAAGCCGGCGGAGTTGGCGGAGCGGAGGCGCAGCGGCGGCGGCTGACTCGGCGCGGCTCGGGCACCTCTCTTCCTTATCTCTTTACTCAAACTTCTCAGCTCCAACTCAGCTCCATCGCCATTGGTCTGACGCAGAGCGCGGGGACGTCAGGCGAGCGCCGCGCCCATTGGCTGCGGGGCGCGCGGCGCAGCTGTTCTGATTATCATATTTCAGCCTCGCCTCTGCGGTGCGCCACTGACCGCTCCGCGAGCCGGCGGGAGAAGATTAGGGCTCCCGAGGTTACTTGCTCGGGGCTCAGGCCGCTCTCCCCCGACGCTTGGGCTGCTCGGCCTATCTGGCTTTCGGCCTCCCTCTCGTCCTCCTTCTGCCCCTCCCTTGCTCCTTCCCGGCCGCGCCGCCTGCGCCCTCGCCTCCTGTCGCGCTGCTCCTCCGCCCTGCGCTCCTGGGTCCCCGCAGTCCGGCTGGCTGTGTTGCGCGCGGGGCTCACTTTTTCGCCGCCGGTGGCGAGTGGCTGGTGGGTAGGTCTTCCTGATGACGAGGTCCCTCCCGGGCTTTAGGAAAAGGGGCGACTTGGAACAGGCTGGTTGGCTCGCGCTTTGGCGCACAGCTCCGGGCCTGGTTGGGCTTGGCTGCCGGGTCGGGTGAGTTCCCGAACTGGCTGCGCGTGGCGCGCTGGAAGCTACCTAAGGGAAGAAGAACCGGTCATGGGATGAATAGACCCAGAGGAATTGTTTGCTGCTGCTACCCCACTACCCCGTTCCCCTCGACCTCAGAGCTCCAAAAACCTGGGTTGGGGAAAAAGGGACGTTTCTTGCCTAAGCGGAGAATCAGGCTGGAATCGCACAGGTAAAACCTAGTTGACTCCGCGGACTGCCCTCTCTTTCCGACCCTCAAGGTCGGCTTTGCAGTTTAACTCTAGAATTAGAAGGCGCACTAACCCGAAGCCTAAGTGCGAAGTGATCTTCCAGTCGTTTAAAGTTTGCAAAGCGATTATGGCCTGTCCAGTTCTTCTGTCTGATGGTCTCCTGCCCTTTGTTTTTAAGCAAACGTGTGCAATTAGCTGGTGGTATTTGATAATTGTAAGGACTAGTTTCCAGGTCCctctagagattttaaaaatgcgCCAGTCCAAGGGCGTGAGTAGGGAGGGGTCTAACGCAGAAGAACTGCGAAATACCTATTTCACTTCACCTGGGGTGTTTTATCTGATCATTTTCTCTTGGGAAACAACCTGAAGAAGAATGTTGGCTGCAACTCACCGGTAATTCTTTTCAATAATTTCATACATGTTCCCGTCAGCTCTTACTGTCTCCCAAAAACAAAGTCTCAGGAAGACCACGAAgaatccctccccctctccccgcaCTAATCCAAAAGCTTCTAAATAGCTATTCCTTATCTATTGTGACTGCCAGTTTTATCTGAAAAGGCCCTCATACCCACGCTGTAATAGGTTTAATTTCGGTGTCTCATTGCCTTGAGAAAACCCGGTGTGTTAGGAAACTCCTTTCTTTGTATCATTCGCCAGATCTAGTCCTTGATAAGAGCTGTGAGCTCTCTGCCGGCCTCCGTGGGTCGGTTTACAGGGATATGCTTCTCCAGAGCGCCAGGAGAAGCTAAGATGTGCGAATTTCCTCTTGATCTAGCTGGGTCTTTACCGAGAActggcatttgttttgttttctctaaaGGAAAATTTCGAAGTGGGTCTCATCCcttctatttttattgtaaattatatCGGAGTGCGTGTGCGAAATCGAAATTTAGACATGTTGATAAATTTACCAGATGAGGGGAAGGCagagggtgtttttgtttttttggtcataaGTTCTAGTCTCTGGTGTTATGTGCGTGGAGCCTTTTGTCAGGCTGCTTTTGCAAAATTAATGCTGATAATGACAATACAAAGCACATCTTCCCAGTTGTACGGGTTTTTCCTGTATAGGTAACCAAGTTgactctagtttttcttttttttttaaggttctatAATGCCAGAAAGTAAATACAGGATTTTAACCAATCATTTTCCGTCACGCCACCTTTTATAACATGGAATTAAACAACGGAAGCTGCCAGAAGCCTGATGACTTAACACTTGAGATCAGAAAGCAGCCTCAGGATCCATCCTCCTTCAAACCAGCCACATACAGTGTGGTATTTTAACTCCCTAAACTAATTATTTGGCTCTTCTAAAGAGTTATTGCTGCTGATGATAGAAAATCCAAATAGAAAAAACTGGCATGTGGCTTGGAGGGAAACCATTAGTAATAGGTAGTTTCATCATAATGGTGAAGAcaacatgttttcctttttttcagcccATAGTGTTACTGTAAACAAGTGTTTTCTTAATAAGTCTCTAAACTGATAGAGGTGAAGATCATGCAGAAGATACCCCCCTGGCAAAGGAAAAAATTGGAGGGAACCCAATAGTTAGGTTGTTCCTCACTGTATGTGCTCTGGAGTTCTGTATGTTTATTGCTAATACATTTTGTATAAAAATCAAAGGATAGCAGGCATTATTGTTTCACTTTACCTTGAAGTTCAAATGTGATCACAGATAATTCCCCCGTTTCTTTAAAAGATTTCTATACACTCATTTAATACATCAAATATATCTGTAAAAATTGTGTAAATGTTTTTATAGCATATATCAAACTGTGATTAGTAATATCCCCCCATTTGATCACAGGAGCGACCTCTTGTGTTCAAAGGGGGGATTAAACCTTCTAGTCAAAAATGGACTCAATTTTgacctttataatttctattaggtcaaaaaaatctatttttcaaaaCAGTTGTGTGAATCCCCTGTGGTGAGCTActactgatgaaagaaaaggaagaatatgactaattattaagtatagttcccatTGCCTCCAGGGCACCCCCAATATATTGTAGTGTCTTTAAAAGGATGCAGagatttaatttcctcttgaGTCTTGTAGCGTTTGCCCAAATGCGCTTATACACACCTTCCAAAATGCGGGCTTTACACCCAAAGTTACTAGTGGGCTCTTATGCCTGTGTTTTGTGTggtgttgctttttttctct
Coding sequences:
- the LOC125138096 gene encoding uncharacterized protein LOC125138096; its protein translation is MLELWLSGKQWPLGLPRLREPLPGCAAPSRIRESNLSRRSWRSGGAAAAADSARLGARGRQASAAPIGCGARGAAVLIIIFQPRLCGAPLTAPRAGGRRLGLPRLLARGSGRSPPTLGLLGLSGFRPPSRPPSAPPLLLPGRAACALASCRAAPPPCAPGSPQSGWLCCARGSLFRRRWRVAGSIMPESKYRILTNHFPSRHLL